In one Gemmatimonadota bacterium genomic region, the following are encoded:
- a CDS encoding 4'-phosphopantetheinyl transferase superfamily protein, with protein MKPRRLPAPDGIDLWLVEGPGTESEHSALCDLLSEDESARASGFKVEHARDSFIVSRGFLRTILGDALACAPEAIRFGEGEHGKPLLTGAHAESGIEFNVSHSGDVFLYAVSRGRTVGVDVEWKKEGLAVEAIARRYFAPGEARLLLEQAPSEQRLPNFYRCWTRKEAYLKAKGTGLTTELHAFEVTFLPGVPPALLHTEIDGEDPTDWRVFEVPVPDGYVAALVARR; from the coding sequence ATGAAGCCAAGAAGACTGCCTGCCCCCGACGGCATCGATCTCTGGCTCGTCGAGGGCCCCGGGACGGAGTCAGAGCACTCGGCGCTGTGCGACCTGCTCAGTGAGGATGAGAGCGCGCGCGCGTCCGGCTTCAAGGTCGAGCACGCCCGCGACTCCTTCATCGTGTCCCGGGGCTTCCTGCGCACGATCCTGGGTGACGCACTGGCGTGCGCGCCGGAGGCCATTCGCTTCGGCGAAGGAGAGCATGGCAAGCCATTGCTCACCGGCGCGCACGCCGAGAGCGGCATCGAGTTCAACGTCTCCCACTCCGGCGACGTCTTCCTTTACGCGGTGTCGCGGGGTCGAACGGTGGGCGTGGACGTGGAGTGGAAGAAGGAGGGTCTGGCCGTCGAGGCCATCGCACGGCGTTACTTCGCCCCGGGGGAAGCTCGCCTCCTCCTCGAGCAAGCGCCCTCCGAGCAGCGGTTACCCAACTTCTACCGCTGCTGGACCCGGAAGGAGGCTTACCTGAAAGCCAAAGGCACTGGCCTGACCACGGAGCTGCACGCATTCGAGGTCACGTTCCTCCCCGGCGTCCCGCCCGCGCTGCTCCACACCGAGATCGACGGTGAGGATCCCACCGACTGGCGGGTCTTCGAAGTGCCGGTGCCCGACGGCTACGTCGCCGCCTTGGTGGCACGGCGTTAG